In Sedimenticola thiotaurini, the following proteins share a genomic window:
- a CDS encoding TonB-dependent receptor plug domain-containing protein, whose translation MISFSVQATDADTPFIEELFFTEVPVVLSATRLKQALPDSPASVTVIDRKMIEASGVVELVDLLRLVPGFQVGYDTGSRFTATSHGNVDRFARDMQVLIDGRSIYDPGFGGITWSDQQLDIDDIQRIEVIRGPNASTHGSNSFAGVINIITQHPAEQPAIRVKSLVGGGGRRQIYNRYAGTEGDLSYRIALKYDENDGFDNRHDSSNTRWVSIRGDYQINSRDALLFELGKSGGPRQDGYPGDAVQPLRTTDDKHEFQQLRWIRSLSPGNEFYLQFYNNYQEMDDNFTNSDLFFPFTAAGGYGFKSQRQDLEFQHTFDLNPTQRLVWGLGMRQDKAKSIWTFGRYDWITRDQYRAFGNFEWRKNDKLSLNLGGMYEKFEQKSGFFSPMAAINFKLDEMNTLRLRATSAYRMPTLWEDYSDLSVFESTTMTPIALFYKSTENLRPEQIESHELGYLGNFHHLGLTLDMKVFHEEVKDMIAGVADTGTPNNTVFYTNNGSFNVHGFEVGLRWDPTPGSLLHISYSSLNTYGMRLNKINPTEYRQLVGWAPDLTMSLLASHEFTNGIKLSTAYYYMEGFTWSGDGDQVGTNRRWDIKISKHFELDRADGEVSLIFQNIGPDNNFKDYRNENIWTDRIFMQASLNWH comes from the coding sequence ATGATCTCCTTTTCTGTTCAGGCAACGGATGCCGATACCCCTTTTATTGAAGAGCTGTTTTTCACCGAAGTACCCGTGGTGTTATCGGCAACACGATTGAAGCAGGCGCTACCGGATTCCCCAGCTTCTGTCACGGTCATTGATCGGAAAATGATTGAGGCATCCGGAGTTGTCGAGTTGGTGGATCTGTTGCGCCTGGTGCCCGGCTTCCAGGTGGGTTATGACACCGGATCCCGGTTTACCGCCACATCCCACGGTAATGTGGATCGTTTTGCCCGTGACATGCAGGTATTGATTGATGGCAGATCCATCTATGACCCCGGTTTCGGTGGCATCACCTGGAGCGACCAGCAACTGGATATTGATGACATACAGCGAATTGAAGTCATTCGCGGTCCCAATGCCAGCACCCATGGTTCCAACTCATTCGCCGGCGTTATCAACATTATTACCCAGCATCCTGCGGAACAGCCCGCTATACGGGTAAAAAGCCTGGTGGGTGGTGGTGGCAGACGACAGATCTACAACCGGTATGCGGGCACCGAGGGCGACCTCTCCTATCGTATTGCTCTCAAATATGACGAAAACGATGGTTTTGACAACCGTCATGACAGTTCCAACACACGCTGGGTTAGTATCCGGGGTGACTATCAGATCAACAGCCGGGATGCACTGCTGTTCGAACTGGGCAAGAGCGGCGGTCCCCGACAGGATGGGTATCCTGGAGATGCAGTGCAACCGCTGCGTACTACAGACGATAAGCACGAATTTCAGCAACTGCGCTGGATTCGCAGTCTCTCCCCCGGTAACGAGTTTTATCTGCAGTTTTATAACAACTACCAGGAGATGGACGACAACTTCACCAACTCCGACCTGTTCTTCCCATTTACTGCCGCCGGGGGTTATGGGTTCAAATCACAACGTCAGGATCTGGAGTTCCAGCATACCTTCGACCTGAATCCCACCCAGCGGCTGGTCTGGGGATTGGGTATGCGTCAGGACAAAGCCAAAAGTATATGGACATTCGGTCGATACGATTGGATTACCCGGGACCAATATCGTGCATTTGGTAACTTTGAATGGCGCAAGAACGACAAACTGTCACTCAACCTCGGTGGCATGTATGAGAAATTTGAGCAAAAGAGTGGTTTCTTCTCACCGATGGCAGCAATCAACTTCAAACTGGATGAGATGAATACACTGCGCCTGCGCGCTACCAGTGCTTACCGGATGCCCACGCTCTGGGAAGACTACTCTGACCTGTCAGTCTTTGAATCAACCACGATGACGCCGATAGCCCTGTTCTACAAATCGACCGAGAATCTACGCCCCGAACAGATCGAATCCCACGAACTGGGTTATCTGGGCAATTTTCACCATCTGGGATTGACGCTTGACATGAAAGTGTTCCATGAAGAGGTCAAGGACATGATTGCCGGTGTCGCGGATACTGGCACTCCTAACAATACAGTGTTCTATACCAACAACGGCAGTTTTAATGTTCATGGATTTGAGGTGGGTTTGCGATGGGATCCCACACCAGGCAGTCTGCTGCATATCAGTTACAGTTCGCTGAATACTTATGGCATGCGCCTGAACAAGATCAACCCAACCGAATATCGACAGTTGGTGGGTTGGGCGCCAGATCTGACCATGAGCCTGCTGGCCAGCCATGAGTTCACCAATGGCATCAAACTCAGTACCGCATACTACTACATGGAAGGCTTTACCTGGTCCGGCGACGGTGATCAAGTCGGCACTAACAGACGCTGGGATATCAAAATTTCAAAGCATTTTGAATTGGATCGGGCAGATGGCGAAGTCTCCCTGATTTTCCAGAACATCGGACCCGATAACAATTTCAAAGATTATCGAAATGAGAATATCTGGACAGATCGGATCTTTATGCAAGCCAGTTTAAACTGGCATTAA
- a CDS encoding ABC transporter substrate-binding protein, which yields MIFSVGTAPVYSQVAGKLKSYLNEECAKISDSCPSLHTQIITASPGDDAPVIPPDTRLIITLGQRAGEIIGDLRTDTPVLHALIPQTAYQKLVKDSPSSAIFLDQPISRLFLLAGIIRPDPHIGLLMSPLTESLKSELIADSQQQGIPVTYRDVASSDTVGPLLKEVLEESNVLLALPDPNIFNSTTIFNILLSSYHKRIPVIGFSSAYVKAGALIAAYSTPNDIARHLAEYTASYLHSETEILPGPIYPKYFSVSVNQSVARSLGISLPDETVIVKRMMEQSRP from the coding sequence GTGATTTTCAGTGTGGGTACTGCACCTGTATATAGCCAGGTGGCGGGAAAACTGAAGAGCTATCTGAACGAAGAGTGTGCAAAAATCAGTGACTCCTGTCCGTCTCTGCACACACAAATCATTACTGCCTCACCCGGTGATGACGCACCGGTAATTCCACCGGACACCAGGTTAATTATCACCCTGGGACAGCGTGCTGGTGAAATTATTGGCGATTTGCGTACCGACACACCGGTTCTGCACGCCCTGATACCACAAACCGCCTATCAGAAGCTGGTTAAAGATTCTCCCAGCTCCGCCATTTTTCTTGATCAACCAATCAGCAGACTGTTCCTGCTGGCCGGTATTATACGCCCCGATCCCCACATCGGTCTGCTGATGAGTCCCTTAACAGAATCGCTGAAGAGCGAGTTGATCGCCGACTCCCAACAGCAGGGCATTCCGGTGACCTATCGTGACGTGGCGTCCAGCGACACGGTCGGTCCGCTGCTGAAAGAGGTTCTGGAGGAGAGCAACGTCCTTCTCGCCCTGCCTGACCCGAATATATTCAACAGTACAACCATTTTTAATATCCTGTTATCCAGCTACCACAAGCGAATACCGGTTATCGGTTTCTCATCTGCCTACGTGAAGGCAGGCGCATTGATTGCGGCCTATTCAACCCCCAACGATATAGCCCGACACCTGGCGGAGTACACCGCCAGTTATCTGCATTCAGAAACCGAAATCCTGCCGGGTCCGATATATCCCAAGTATTTCAGTGTATCAGTCAACCAAAGTGTAGCGCGGTCGCTCGGCATTTCACTTCCTGATGAGACTGTCATTGTTAAGAGAATGATGGAACAGAGCAGACCATGA